cttgtgctaccactcAGCTGGAATCAATTTTCACCCAGACTCTTCTGTACTTTATCATGAAGCAGCTTCTAATCCTCCTTCCCTAGAAGTCTAACTGAGCCTTTTAATCTGACagacaatccttccttccttccttccttccttccttccttccttccttttctttttctttttttctttttttctttttggtttttctgagacagggtttctctgtggctttggaggctgtcctggaactagctcttgtagaccagcctggtctcgaactcacagagatccgcctgcctctgcctcccgagtgctgggattaaaggcatgagccaccaatgcctggctccttcctttttttttttttttttttaaagaaagattatattatttttatttctgtctatttgcatatgtgtatgtatgtacttgtACTTACAGGTGCCCGtcgtggccagaagagggtgtctgatcccatGTAGCTAGAGTTCCAGATGAACTGGCAAGCATGGGTACTGGGAAGAGaactggtcttctgcaagagcagcaggtgtgcagcaagcactcttgaaccactctgtctctcccatctgtctgtccaattttgccattgttttctgtgttatcAGCATCCTGTCTTTCCTGGCttacttttttaagatttatttttattatgtatacaatgttctgcctccttatatgcctgcatgccagaacagggcaccagatctcattatagatagctgtgagccaccatgtggttgctgggaattgaactcaggacctctggaagagcagccagtgctgttaacctctgagctatctctccagcccctacttacTAATTTTACATTTAGGACCTGTCCATTCCAGAAAATGGGCTACTAAAGTCACCATTGGTTATTATGTTggccacacactctctctcactgCACATATATATaggtgtatatgtgcacatgcacacattaattaattaattagttaattaattaattttttgagacatggtctcactatgcagccctgcttgacctgtaactcactctggtttacagagatccatctgcttctgcttccaaatgctaggattaaaggcctgtaccaccatgtccattttaaatgtttaacttTGAAAAGCTTTTTGCATAATGTCTTATGTTCAGTCCCCAGTTCCATAAAAGATAACTAATTAACACTATGTGAGAGTTGGCACAAGGGTTACTCTGCGTCGTCAATTTCTGTGGCCCTCTTTTGACTgtctccctcctctactcccagACTCTGTAGAGTTCACTAAGAAAACGCTGTGTGACTGCTGCATCACCaaccaagttctttttttttttgttgttgttgttccctgAAAGTTCTGttgaacagtttttatttttgtggggagAAGGGTGTTCATGTGTCATGGCCCAGTGTGAAGGCTAGGGAACAACTTCTTAAGTTGggttctctcctcccctctttaTTTCAGTTCCAGCAATGGACTCAAGTATCCAGGCTCTCAAGGCAAACACATTTActtactaagccatcttgctgcaCCCCTGTTCCCTAACTCTCAAACGTTCTTAATGCTTGTTAGTGTGGGCTGTGGACTGGACATTGAAAGGTtagctgtctgtctctgtcttcataCTCTGGCATTGTTTAGTTTGTCATTGTAGTTCAAACAAGCCTGAATATCTGTGGACACTCTGTTGTTACACACTAGATGGCATTCTAAGGCTGGACTTACTCTAGTCCATGGTTTTGTGAGTTGCCACTGTTTTAGCCCTAGAGGGCTCTCCAAGGCCACCCTCAAGTACGTAGTTGGTGTATTGTTCATCATGAGACACCTAAAAAAAGGATAGTCCTTCCCTTGATGTCTGGGGCCAAGGGTAGGTTCATATGTCTCATCCTCAGTCCCTGGCCTGTGGTCCCACACTGTGGAGCTTGGCTGAGCTCTGGGCAGAATCATTGATAAGTTGCTAATTGCTAATGCTGCAACACTGCCCTGCCCTCCAACACAGGGTGTCACAGGATAAGCCTGCATTCATTTTCACTGAAACCATGGACTTTGGTAGTGAATGGGTCCTAGAGATGAGCACCTGTGTGTATCATATgttctttaaaaaggaatttcattttaataaagttttatgtctttaaattaaaaagatattattgtgtgtgtgtatgatgtatgtacaGGCTGGGGTATGCATGCCATAGTgcatgtggaagttagaggacaaacTGTTTCTCTCTCCAGATGCTTTCTAGAATTCTATCTCAGCTTCTCAGGCTCTCCAGATGCTTTCTAGAAttctgtctcagcttctcaggcttgcacagcaaatgccCCACTGAGAATCACTGgccctttttatgtttttaagacaGTCTGAAACTGGCTGGCTTAAAACTTgctgcatagaccaggctggctttcgACTCTCAGTAGTCCTCCTGTCTCCTAAgcgctggcattacaggcatgtcaTGCCGGTGGAGGCCTTGACTTTGAGAGAATAATGCTGTAGTTATGAGACAGACTGGAAGATACAAGCTTTCCTGGCCACCTAAAATCACATTAAACATGCagactttgtcttctaatattttAGAATGTATGTGGTGGTTAGTTTTGATTGTCATGGgttatgtggaaaaaaaaaaaaaaaaaaccacaacctTAAGTATTGTCAATTCTTAAAGTCTTTGAAACCATAGCACACATGCACTCCAGTGGTCACTAATATTAGTCGAATTGGTTGGACTTTTCATTGGTTTCTCCATTTTTTCCCTGCAGGTGTGTTGGTGGCTACCTCAAGGGTTCTATAAAACGTTATCTCAGTGTCCCCACACCAGTGTCTTAGCTCAGGGCCAGACAGCAGCCTTCCAGAATCTTCTGCAAATTCAGGGGTGTGCTGTGAACCTGTTTTCCTGGAAGTGGCTTGCTAGTTGTTGTTCAGTAACTGGCCCTGTAgaaaagaggaataaaaaaaatctgtctatctctgtggtgtgaatatatgttagttaaggtttctatgctgtgaagagacaccatgaccacagcagctccaataaaggaaaacatttaattgggagtgGCTTATggtttagaggttcagtccattatcatcatggcagggaacatggcagcattgtgctggctacatcttgatatgaaggcaacaggaagtggactgactcagtgggtgtgacttgagcatatGAGGCCTCAAAGCCAACTCCACAGTGACAGACAGGCTTCCACTAGCAagaccacacctgctccaacaaggccatacctcttaaaaGTGCTACTCCTTTAGGggatgttttctttcaaaccaccacattccactccctggcctccaaagacttatagccatatcataatgcaaaatgcatttaatccaacttcaaaagtccccatagcctATTACAGTCACATCAATGTTCAAACGTCTAAcgttcaaagtctcttttgagatttATATACTTTCTTAACTTTAATtctttataaaactaaaataacaaagcagattacatatttccaacataGAATGGCACAAGATACATATcgccattccaaaatgtagggaagggagcatagtgagcaAATACTGAACCAATGACaatcagctgggcaaactccaaactttgcatctccatgtctgaggtcaaaatgctcttcagatctccaattccttttagctttgttgactgcaacacactttttTCTCTTGGGCTAGTTCCACTttctgttagcagctctcctcagcaggtatcccatggctctggcatttTTAATATCTTGGGGTCTTCAAGGCAATCCAGCTTCATGCAATGGTCTCTTTAGGCCTCTATTTAGGGAcatccctgacacatgcctggtctcAGTGGGTTGattccataactcctttcttctatccttaactctaaacccagaaccacatggccaaagctgccaagttctgttgctttctggggctggaagATGGCCTCCTTGTTcagttacatcttcaccagctttttggttttgattgttaCCTTCATTGCCCAAGCTTGATTTTCcttgaattttctctgtagaccaggctggcctcaaactcagagatccaccagcctctgcctcccaagtaccaggaTTAAGGGGGTGCATTACCACGCCAaactctaagcttttctttaattcccttTTATAAGTTGGAAACCTAGCTGGGCGAGATCTTGCCCTGAAGTCACATCTCCCTTTATTCCatcctgctcagcttgctccttttcattataaatcttcattagagttaccagtAATAGCCACATGACAGGGTCTATACtaagctgttttgagatttcctctgccaatggaattaatccaaaactcttcactttagcctcaagCAGATTTTTCATGATGCTCACCCAGATGGAGTGACACACCTGCAGAGGCAGCTCCAACTGTGGGACCTAGGGGAAAGCTTCAGGCGCCTTTACTTGTGAAACCCACTAGTAATATCACCTGCCTCTGAGAGTTACACACAGGCCATCCTTGGCCACAAGAAGTATTAACTATGGATAATATTAGTGTTGTCATAGCCCCACTGTAATCGAATTATCACTGCTATTTAAAATGACCTTAGGTGCTGAAGTCCATATTACCATTTTATAGGAAACATCCTAAACTAAATTATGTGAAAAACTAACATTCTAAAAATCCCAAGCTAAGATcagatcctttctttctttctttcttccttccttcctttctttctttccttctcagattccttccttccttccttctttccttccttccttccttccttccttccttccttccttccttcctttccttattaattaattaattattggtttttcaagacagggcttctctgtttagctttggagcctgtcctgccattcactctgtagaccaggttggccttgaactcagatgggcctgcctctgcctcctgagtggtgggattaagggtgtgcgccATCACCCCCTACCgctgaattttttaaagtttttttttttttttgctttggagacagaatctcattatgtCATTCAAGTTGGCTTCAAataaatcttcctgcttcagcctgtCAAGTGTTggtttacaggcatgcactaccactccctgattaaaattttcaataaaacttAGATATAAGAATGGTTTTCCTAGCtggatggtgcacacctttaatcccagtactcgggaggcagatggatctctaggAGTTCGAAGCTAGCCTTCTACAGAGAAACTtgtagggcagccagggctacatagagaaacctctctcagaaaacaaaagagagcagcagcaacaaaaaagaatcatCTTCCTATGTAGTGAGAATGCTTTTgaatatttgtaataaaatttgTGGATATTTCAGGAGGAAAAAAGCCAATTGTTAGatttttcttgtatgtgtgtatggcatgagcttgtgtgtgtgtgtgtgtgtgtgtgtgtgtgtgtgtgtgtgtgtgtgtgtgtgtgtgtgtagaagccagaggctgatgttaggtgtcttcctctggTCTTCCTTACTTACTGAGATAGGACCTCTCACTGAAGCAGAGCTTGCCAATTTGGCTAGTCCAGCTTACTAGGTTGTCCTGAaaatcctgtctctgtctcccaagtgctggcattatagccAGGCCTCCATGCTTTTAAGTGCAGTCTGGAGTCTAAGACTCCTGTCTGATACTTTGTGGCAGGCACTTCATCCAATGAGCATTTTTCCAGCTCCCTTACTAGAGTTTTTTAAACTCCCTAGGTGTGATGTTGCATGGTGTAGAAACTAACTAggtcactatgcagctctggtgggccttgaactcagagatcagctgcctctgccttcctagtgctgagattaaatgcatgtacctctgttctttgtggtttttctcttCACCTGATTAGCGTccagtcttcctccctccctccctccttcttccctcccatccatcatccatccatccttctttccttcctggctTCCACTACATATGAGTTTCAGAAAGTTAAATGTGTAACTTACACAAACATGATGCACATGAAAGATTTACTTGCTTACTATTGAAGGAGATGCTGAGCTAAGTATGTTTCTAAGAGCATTTGGAGGAGTGCAGATTTAGAGGTATTGAAAGAAACGTCACCCTTAGAGTAGTATCAGCTGGTTAGATGCAAACTGATTAATGCGCTACAAGGCAGCAAGGGCCTAACTTTTGGAATTATTTGTCCAGCTACACAGGAATAAGCAAGTTAACATATAACTTCACAGTGTATCTATAACTTCTAAAATTACCATGTATAGGTGACCCTAGACATAGTTACTAATTAAACAGTCCTTTTATTTCAGAACCATTCCTGAAAGGCATTTATTTCCATACTAGCAGAGGCCTTTGAGAACTTTTACTTTGGGATGCCAGAATGACCAGGGGCAGGCTTTTCTCTGCTTTGGGGTAGACCTGTCTGAGGACACCTAAGCTGTCACTCCTCTGCCTCAGTGTGGCAGTGGAACTGAGTGACCAGTTTCACTGGCCTCTCTTTCAGCAGTCATGTTTTCCTCTATTCCTGTGGTCACCAGTGTCTCAGCTCCCTGTGGACACAGTGTCTTCTCTCCGCTCCCACTGAATTCTGCAGAGCAATGGTTGGCAGGAGTTTAAGTTCTCCGTCCTTATGGATCCAATTTAGTTAATACTTAACAAGCAATTACTAATGCAAAGTCCTCCAGTTAGACTCTGTGGGGCCTGGAGAAAAGAATAATATTTCCCCCAGAACCCAGAATTCAGCGGGGAGACAGAAGCATGGAAATCCATACAAAGTTGTGTTTCTTAATCGTGACTGAACACTAGGGTCACTTGGGGCACTGGAACATCCTGATGCCTTCTGCATTCCAGAGTCATTAAATCAGGATCCCAGGGCTGGGGGAAGGGACCCAGAAATCAGCATGTTTTAGAGGTTTCTGGGAGAGTCCAGTGTATTGCTAAGCCAGAGTAAAACAAACTGGGAACACTTAGTGAAGGATTAAGTGCTGAATCAACAGGGTGCCATAGCCATTCTAGACAGGCTCACCCACCTTCCAGTCACATTTCAGCCTACGAGTGAGGAAAGCACAGCCTTTCATTGATAGATAGCATGGGAAGTCTTAGGTCAATTTGGTTGCAAAGCACCTATGGAACATACACttttggtggctggagagatggctcagtcagtaaagtactggccatgcaagcacaaggacctggcTTGATCTCCCAGAACCCAATTGAAGGGCTGGCACTGCAGAATGGTCCTGTTGTCTCTGGAGcagagaggggacaggaggactgagacCTATGTACAAGCTGCAGTGGAGGGCCTCAAGAGGCGGCTCTGCTTAAGAGCTGTTGTTGCTCATGCAGCTACCCcagctttggttcccagcacacattgTGGTTtctaactgcctgtaactccagttccaggagattcaagGCCTTCTGACTgctgaggacaccaggcatacacacattgcacatacatacaagtagaaaaatgctcatacacataaatctaTGTGTGCCTATTACAGCTTAcccatatgtattttaaaatgtaacacagAGGAGAGCGATTGAGGGAGACGCTGGATGTCCACATacagacaaatgcacacacacacaaagaaaaatatcttaGGATGTGTGCTGCGAAGGAAGCTGTGTCCCTTAAGGAGAAAGAGGCCTCTGAATTTATCCTCTGTGCTATTTTACCAGGGTATTTTTCTCCCGTGCCTTTCTGAGgatcctccttccctccccccccttctctctctccctccctccctcccttcccccttttttgagacattgtGTCTATGTCACCATACCTATCCCTAAACTCAGAGTTCTCCACACTCAGCCCAGTAGTGCACAAGTTCTAATCATTGACAAATGACCACCAAGCTCAGTGTCAAATACAGTGGATAGTCTTTTTGCTACTCCTGGGTAATACACACAAAGGACTGTAAGTTGGCTCACCACAGAGGGACCTGCATATCTGTGTTTACTGCAGCACAAGTCACCACAGCCAAGATATGGAAATATGGAATCAGTcaacagatgaataaagaaaatgtgatatacacacgtgcacacacacatatatatattcacacacatacataaatgagCACACTAGAGTCCTAGTCATCCATTAAAGAGTGAAATGATACCATTtacaggaaagtggatggaagtGGAGATCCCAGTAACAAGCAACTCAGACACAGACAAGTATCACATTTCCTCTTATCTCTACATCCTAGattttgtgtgtaggtgtgtgtgtgtgtgtgtgtgtgtgagtgtgtgtgtgtgtgtgtgtgtgtgagagagagagagagagagagagagagagagagagagagagagagagagagagaggacagaagcaaGATTgtctgggagaagaaagagactagtaaaagaaggggaaaagggttTGGAGGGTATATGTGGTCAAGCACATGACTTGCTTGAATGAAATGTCTTTATGAAACCCAGTACCAGGCGGTGAGTTTTCTGCAAAGACTTGTCTTGTTAGTAGGCAGCTTACATGACACCATTTTAACTGGAGGCTTCGTTCTTCTTGTCTTATTCAGAACTAAGAGGAACAGAGTGACTATGGTCTTTGCTCACAGAATGGATAACGACCAACCACCTGTGCTTGCTGCCACCCTGCTGGTGCCCCTTCAGAACCACAGCTTCGTGGAAGCAGCTGAGGCCCTGCTGCCCCATGGCCTGATGGGATTCCCTGAGGAGCATGGCTGGATGAACAACAGGACAGACCTTCAGTATGCACTCAACCCTGGAGAGGTGGCCACAGCCAGCATTTTCTTCGGCGCTCTGTGGTTGTTCTCTATCTTTGGCAATTCCCTGGTGTGTCTGGTCATCCACAGGAGCCGGAGGACTCAGTCCACCACCAACTACTTTGTGGTCTCCATGGCATGTGCCGACCTTCTCATCAGCGTGGCCAGCACACCCTTTGTTGTGCTGCAGTTCACCACTGGGAGGTGGACCCTCGGCAGCGCCATGTGTAAGGTGGCTCGCTACTTCCAGTACCTCACTCCAGGCGTCCAGATGTACGTGCTGCTCTCCATCTGCATAGACCGCTTCTACACCGTCGTCTATCCCCTGAGCTTCAAGGTGTCCAGAGAGAAGGCCAAGAAGATGATCGCCGCCTCCTGGATCTTACACGCAGCCTTCCTGActcctgtcttctttttctatGGCTCCAACTGGGACAGCCATTGTAactacttcctccctccctcctgggaGGGAACTGCCTACACGGTCATCCACTTCTTGGTGGGCTTTGTCATTCCCTCCGTCCTCATAATCTTATTTTACCAGAAGGTCATAAAGTATATCTGGAGAATAGGCACTGATGGGCGGACCCTGAGGAGGACGATGAACATTGTCCCCAGGACAAAGGTGAAAACGGTCAAGATGTTTCTCCTCCTGAATGTGGTGTTTCTGTTCTCCTGGCTGCCTTTCCACGTGGCTCAGCTCTGGCACCCGCATGAGCAAGACTACAAGAAGAGCTCCCTTGTCTTCACAGCGGTCACGTGGGTATCCTTTAGCTCTTCAGCCTCGAAACCCACTCTCTACTCCATTTATAATGCCAATTTTCGGAGAGGGATGAAAGAGACTTTCTGCATGTCCTCGATGAAGTGTTACCGCAGCAATGCCTACACCATCACAACCAGTTCAAGGATGGCCAAAAGAAACTATGTTGGCATTTCGGAAATCCCTCCCATGAGCAGGACGATAACCAAAGACTCCATCTATGACTCATTTGACCGAGAGGCCAGGGAAAAGAAGCTTGCCTGGCCCATCAATTCAAACCCACCAAACACTTTTGTCTGATTTCTAAGAATTCCTTCACTGTTATGTGCCAGAGATTAAAAggctttaaatataaaaaaggagTTTTACTTAGTTTTCACTCAACTGTTTTGTAAAGTGCTTCCATGGTTGACTGGTTTCTGTTCTAGTTGCTTTTTGCTGGTCAGTAATGCTCACACCATCAGATGCCCATGAGAAGTTCtttcctggagaaatggctcagtggttaagagcactggttggtcttttgaggacccaaattcaaaccccagcacccacacagcagctcacagccaccattagttccagtttcaggggattcagTGACCACTTTTGGCCTCTCTGGATTCTACACACTTGTGGTGCACAGGCAtttatgcagacagaacacctgtgcacataaaagtaaaaacaaaaatgtgtttgttcGTCTGTTTGAAAGTTCTTCCGTGAATGGGGacaatggctcagagggtaagggcTCTTACTACCAAGCCTGGcagcttgagttcaatccctgtaatccacatggtggaaggagagaaccagctcctgcaagttgtcttctggtctccatacaAGTATTGTGGCATGAatgcacttgtgtgcacacactttatacatgtaaaagaaaaattaaaaactctttGTTATTTTTGCTCTATCACCACGTCAGTATACACACTCTTCTATTTTTTGGTTCTTTCTTGccttatgttgtttttcttttcttctctctactGAATTTTTTAACTGTGGCCTCCTGTTCCACTGAAATCCCCCCATAAGTGGTACATTTCAAGAACTTGTGTTTCGAAGCCAAGCAACACAGTACACATTTGCTTGTTACCTCCTgaaaggggggggggcactgcCCATTGCCCATCCACTGGAGCCTGATGGAACTAGCTGGGAAGCCTCCTGTGATGGACTTAATCCTGCTTTGGGAGAGAACGGTAGAGTCATCTCCATTCCTtgccttttcttgttttcatccTTAATCCAAGCAGCTGGTGAAGCCTTGAAAactcattgtttcatttattggtggtggtggggtgcccttggagagatcagaggacaacttgcaggagtcagctctCACCTGCCACTTTGTAGGTTCTGGAGCTTGAacttaggtcattaggcttggcaatAGGCACCTTCTTCCACTGAACTTTCTTACTGGTCTAAGCCTTGAAATCAATGTACTATTTCCCCCATACCTGTGACCCATCCACACAGTTCCTAGGGCCCATACCTCTCTTCTCTAAGTCACCTTGAGCCAACCCTGCAGACCCATGAGGGCATCTCTAGTCAGACGTCCTCTTCTCTCTAGAATGAACCATGATTTGCTTCCAAACTCAAAACTGCCCTTTCCTGTGTGATTTAGGATTCGGCGCCTTTATTCCCAGGTGCACATTATTTGAAATCTAGCACTAGTACAGCTAGGaagttttttgttctttgttttttctttctaagcTGGGTATAGCACACACTCATATTTCTAGCCCTctggagaatcaggagttcaagatcatccttgggtACGTATGTGGTGACTCAAAGGCAATACACCACAAGGCAAAAGGACTTGGTTTTGATGAAATAAGGGCTTACAGACAAGCCTGGTTTGCATTTCCAGGAGTTGGTTAACACAAGCTGCATGTAATAACTCATCGTTTAGCAATCTACTTGTATTAGCTCATCCTCTCAACAATTCCATGATCtatttatggtttttgtttgtgtttttttatattgggtcttttttatattttatattttatagcccaggctggctacaTACTCAAGGcaatcttgcctcagcctcaccTGTGATGAGTTCATAATCGTCTCTATTTACCAGACGAGGAGACTGGATCTTCTCAGTGAGGCAGCTTGTCAGGTTGGAATGTGACAGCTGGCATTCTGACTCAGGCCCTGCTCCTGTGGCTCATTCCTTACCATTTCAGATGTCTCCTTAGAGAATATGAACTGCCCCACTGAGACATGCCCTGTTGGCCTGATCATGACGTTGGTAGACCCAAAAGGTCTAAAATAATCTGGCTGTTCCGGTAAGGTCAAGATGGAGTTGAATGAGCTGGCTCTCCCCTTTCTCTTGGCCATTGATTGATTCTTCAGTCTTAGATGTGGAATGTTTTGAGATCAAGAAGTTAGCCTCTTAAACACCAGTAAGACAAGATGTGTGACAAAGGACAGCAATGCAAGCAGTCACCTTAAATcacaccactcaggaggcagagacagctagaTCCCCAGGTTtaagccatcctggactacatagcaa
This is a stretch of genomic DNA from Cricetulus griseus strain 17A/GY chromosome 8, alternate assembly CriGri-PICRH-1.0, whole genome shotgun sequence. It encodes these proteins:
- the Gpr19 gene encoding probable G-protein coupled receptor 19 isoform X3; the protein is MEEVNGDSTPCLRDEPRRSCRAHGTPAQTLDFCPATSQRTKRNRVTMVFAHRMDNDQPPVLAATLLVPLQNHSFVEAAEALLPHGLMGFPEEHGWMNNRTDLQYALNPGEVATASIFFGALWLFSIFGNSLVCLVIHRSRRTQSTTNYFVVSMACADLLISVASTPFVVLQFTTGRWTLGSAMCKVARYFQYLTPGVQMYVLLSICIDRFYTVVYPLSFKVSREKAKKMIAASWILHAAFLTPVFFFYGSNWDSHCNYFLPPSWEGTAYTVIHFLVGFVIPSVLIILFYQKVIKYIWRIGTDGRTLRRTMNIVPRTKVKTVKMFLLLNVVFLFSWLPFHVAQLWHPHEQDYKKSSLVFTAVTWVSFSSSASKPTLYSIYNANFRRGMKETFCMSSMKCYRSNAYTITTSSRMAKRNYVGISEIPPMSRTITKDSIYDSFDREAREKKLAWPINSNPPNTFV
- the Gpr19 gene encoding probable G-protein coupled receptor 19 isoform X1 codes for the protein MWTEAHGTPAQTLDFCPATSQRTKRNRVTMVFAHRMDNDQPPVLAATLLVPLQNHSFVEAAEALLPHGLMGFPEEHGWMNNRTDLQYALNPGEVATASIFFGALWLFSIFGNSLVCLVIHRSRRTQSTTNYFVVSMACADLLISVASTPFVVLQFTTGRWTLGSAMCKVARYFQYLTPGVQMYVLLSICIDRFYTVVYPLSFKVSREKAKKMIAASWILHAAFLTPVFFFYGSNWDSHCNYFLPPSWEGTAYTVIHFLVGFVIPSVLIILFYQKVIKYIWRIGTDGRTLRRTMNIVPRTKVKTVKMFLLLNVVFLFSWLPFHVAQLWHPHEQDYKKSSLVFTAVTWVSFSSSASKPTLYSIYNANFRRGMKETFCMSSMKCYRSNAYTITTSSRMAKRNYVGISEIPPMSRTITKDSIYDSFDREAREKKLAWPINSNPPNTFV
- the Gpr19 gene encoding probable G-protein coupled receptor 19 isoform X2, whose translation is MVFAHRMDNDQPPVLAATLLVPLQNHSFVEAAEALLPHGLMGFPEEHGWMNNRTDLQYALNPGEVATASIFFGALWLFSIFGNSLVCLVIHRSRRTQSTTNYFVVSMACADLLISVASTPFVVLQFTTGRWTLGSAMCKVARYFQYLTPGVQMYVLLSICIDRFYTVVYPLSFKVSREKAKKMIAASWILHAAFLTPVFFFYGSNWDSHCNYFLPPSWEGTAYTVIHFLVGFVIPSVLIILFYQKVIKYIWRIGTDGRTLRRTMNIVPRTKVKTVKMFLLLNVVFLFSWLPFHVAQLWHPHEQDYKKSSLVFTAVTWVSFSSSASKPTLYSIYNANFRRGMKETFCMSSMKCYRSNAYTITTSSRMAKRNYVGISEIPPMSRTITKDSIYDSFDREAREKKLAWPINSNPPNTFV